The DNA region GAGTGGGGAGAGCATACATCTGTATTTTCTAGTTATCATGCGGTTTCAGTTCTGTTCAGGGCAGGGAAGTTTGTGAGAATGGAGTTATTGGGACAAGTATAAAGGGAGCAAgggatatattttttctttttattttcttttgaaaaaaaaaacactaatttatttttctttttctgttagaaCCTATATGTTGTCTTCTCCAGGACTTCGAGGTAATCCGGCTTGGTTTGAAGTTTGGCCCTTAACTCGAGGTAATCACTTTTTTGGGTTTGGTGGTCTGTGAAGCCCTTTCCAGCCGAGAAGAGAAGGGTTTCTTTGAGCCTGGCGTCCTGCTGTAAGTCTGGGTATTGCATGCCAGGAGGGTGGACGTGCAGTTCCTTTAATTTGGGCACTGTGCCATAGAGACAGTCCACAAACCCCACTGTGCAGGGGGCTGGTGGCGGCCTCTCTCGGTCTAGTAGCGTACTGCCACCACCACAGCCTCCCCCGGGGGGAAACAGCACCACCCCACCATTCTTCTCATGGCGGCGGAACCCAGCCAAGTCTCCCCCAGTTCCTGCAGCTACCCCTGACACCCCACCAGTGGCTGGGTGGTGAGTCTGAGGGTGATGATGATTCATGGTCACTATGGTGTTGAGCTGGGAGCTGGACACTGCCAAGGcccactccttttctttttctagcaatGTCCGGTAGTTGCTGTGGTTCTCCTTGGGTGTCTCAGCAAACTGCTCACTTCCTAGGAGAACCTCCCCCATTCCTGGGGGTTGTGTCCCAGGAGCCCCGCGTTCTGCACGTCCTGTCTCCTGGACTGATGAAAcggccacctcctcctcctcgcgAGGCTTGTAGATGGGGTTATTGCACATCTGAGTAACAGGGTGGGGTATGTACTCGTATACGTGACCCACAGGAGGGGCCTTCTCTGGGGAAGAAATAGCCGGTCGTCCCCCACCTCCACTtccacctccaccacctccaccatccTCAAAAAGCCGGTGGCATTGCATCTGGATGCCAGTGAGGTCCACGCCTTCCTGCCGCTTGCTTCTAAAGGGCAGCTTCTTCCGGCGCCGGCGGAGGACAAAGGCAAAGAGGCCTGCCGCAACAAAGACTGCTGAAAAAAACAGAACCAGCAGGCTGAGAATCAACACAGAAAGTGGCACAGGACCCCCAGGGGGAGAGAATTCATAAGGTGATGCACTTGTTGGCCCCCCAGCAAGGTGAGAATCTCCAGGCTGAGCTGGGGTTGCTCCAGCTGGCGCGATGTGCAGCATCTCTGGGCAGAGAACTTCCAGCTCGATAGTGCGCACGTCACGGTGGGTGAGGTTCTCAGGGCTCCTGCACAGGACATCACCCACCACACTGACTGAGCTGATGGTTTCGATCCACTGTTTGAAGGGAACCAGGTCACAGGTACAGTCCCAAGGATTCTCATTGAGGTCTATCTGGACAATGGCGTTCAAGTGTTCTAGGACACCAGCCACAGGAAGGTAGAGGAAGTAGTTCTTCCTCAAGTTGAGCCGAGCCAGAGATGTGCCTGCAAAGGCATCTGTTGGCAGGGTTCTCAGCAAGTTATTGTTGAGGAATAGCAGCTTCAAGTTGGGCATGAGGCTGAAGGCCGCAGGCTGGATTTCCCGGATGACATTGAACTCAAAATACAAGTAGTGTAGACTCTGTAGGCCTCGGAACATGCCTGGTGTCAGCTTCTCGATATCGTTGCCATTGAGAAAGAGGCTCTTTAGGTTAGGCAGGTTGATGAAAGCCCCATCCTGGACATAAGAAATACGATTATTCCCTAGATGTAAGAGATCCAAGGAAGAGAAGTTCCAAAAATCAGAACGGTATATTTTCTGAATCAGATTACTACTCAGATACAGTTTCTTAGCATTCAGTGGCCTTGGAAGAAGCTCAGAAATGTTATTAAATCCTCGCTCTTTGCAGTTGACAGTCAAGCCAAGGTCATTGATGTGCAAATTACAGGTACACCCAGTAGGGCATATAATGGGAATGGGTGGTCTGGTCTGGTAAGGAGCAATGGGAGGTTGGTTTGGACCAGGGTATAAAGCTTGGGATGTGGAGGGTGGCCTTGGTGTTCGAGATTGTTTGGTGGGTTTGGGCTGTTTATTTGAGGACTTGTATTCAACAGAAGAAGCAGTAAAATGGACAGAGGACAGCATTGAGGAAGGCTTAGTTGGCCATGCATTCT from Phocoena phocoena chromosome 4, mPhoPho1.1, whole genome shotgun sequence includes:
- the SLITRK3 gene encoding SLIT and NTRK-like protein 3: MKPSIAELLHRGRMLWIILLSTIALGWTTPIPLIEDSEEIDEPCFDPCYCEVKESLFHIHCDSKGFTNISQIAEFWSRPFKLYLQRNSMRKLYTNSFLHLNNAVSINLGNNALQDIQTGAFNGLKILKRLYLHENKLDIFRNDTFLGLESLEYLQADYNVIKRIESGAFRNLSKLRVLILNDNLIPMLPTNLFKAVSLTHLDLRGNRLKVLFYRGMLDHIGRSLMELQLEENPWNCTCEIVQLKSWLERIPYTALVGDITCETPFHFHGKDLREIRKTELCPLLSDSEVEASLGIPHLSSSKENAWPTKPSSMLSSVHFTASSVEYKSSNKQPKPTKQSRTPRPPSTSQALYPGPNQPPIAPYQTRPPIPIICPTGCTCNLHINDLGLTVNCKERGFNNISELLPRPLNAKKLYLSSNLIQKIYRSDFWNFSSLDLLHLGNNRISYVQDGAFINLPNLKSLFLNGNDIEKLTPGMFRGLQSLHYLYFEFNVIREIQPAAFSLMPNLKLLFLNNNLLRTLPTDAFAGTSLARLNLRKNYFLYLPVAGVLEHLNAIVQIDLNENPWDCTCDLVPFKQWIETISSVSVVGDVLCRSPENLTHRDVRTIELEVLCPEMLHIAPAGATPAQPGDSHLAGGPTSASPYEFSPPGGPVPLSVLILSLLVLFFSAVFVAAGLFAFVLRRRRKKLPFRSKRQEGVDLTGIQMQCHRLFEDGGGGGGGSGGGGRPAISSPEKAPPVGHVYEYIPHPVTQMCNNPIYKPREEEEVAVSSVQETGRAERGAPGTQPPGMGEVLLGSEQFAETPKENHSNYRTLLEKEKEWALAVSSSQLNTIVTMNHHHPQTHHPATGGVSGVAAGTGGDLAGFRRHEKNGGVVLFPPGGGCGGGSTLLDRERPPPAPCTVGFVDCLYGTVPKLKELHVHPPGMQYPDLQQDARLKETLLFSAGKGFTDHQTQKSDYLELRAKLQTKPDYLEVLEKTTYRF